In Desulfobulbaceae bacterium, the following are encoded in one genomic region:
- the xrtD gene encoding VPLPA-CTERM-specific exosortase XrtD yields the protein MSTATFHKNQFLPQFFFIGAILISFVAGFWTSLAELLIRWDSGDNSYGYLVIPLFVYLCWEERKTFHFEKFTINPFGTIPILLALGLILIGEFGSVETLVYAGMWGCIVGTFFFLYGWRCRPLIFSFIVLLFIIPLPPYINNMLTFKLKILASNLSVDLLRLSGVKVFLEGNIIDLGASKLQVVDACSGLRYVMPMFLMALLLGHQFTAIFWRKLSLVVLVLPISVTINAFRIYATGMLTEWGYPELAENFFHDFAGMVIFLLGGAALLLFVLLVNRLFPPNHTARMPGHDFKGKVSTKRHLAFASMAISILFVLGSFVLNSYSKTIIIPDRTTFEQFPTELAGWQGTKIILSQEILDQLWSDDYVNIAFTNPGKANRIFLLIPYYEYQETRHTAHAPESCMLGGGWSILASAKTVIKPTGGESVPVMKSLMQKGDHKLISIYFFLQRGKVITSPWMNKFHLMLGAMSERRTDGALVRIEMTVSPGQSLEEEYVELQQFFSAMWPLLPDYIPN from the coding sequence ATGAGCACTGCTACCTTTCATAAAAATCAATTTCTGCCCCAATTCTTTTTTATCGGGGCTATACTTATATCTTTTGTTGCCGGATTCTGGACTTCGCTTGCAGAGTTACTAATTCGTTGGGATTCCGGTGACAACAGCTATGGGTATCTCGTTATTCCCCTCTTCGTTTACCTATGTTGGGAAGAGCGCAAAACTTTCCATTTTGAAAAATTTACTATCAATCCTTTCGGCACTATCCCCATACTCCTTGCTCTGGGTCTGATCTTGATCGGGGAATTCGGTTCAGTGGAAACCCTCGTCTATGCTGGGATGTGGGGCTGTATAGTAGGAACATTTTTCTTCCTCTACGGCTGGCGGTGCCGCCCCCTCATATTCAGTTTCATTGTGCTGCTGTTCATTATCCCCCTGCCGCCTTATATAAATAATATGCTGACTTTTAAGCTGAAAATTCTTGCCAGCAACCTCTCCGTAGATCTGCTGCGTCTTTCAGGGGTGAAGGTATTCCTTGAAGGAAATATTATTGATCTCGGTGCCAGCAAACTCCAGGTGGTTGATGCCTGTAGCGGCTTACGCTATGTGATGCCGATGTTTCTTATGGCCCTTTTACTTGGCCACCAGTTCACTGCTATTTTCTGGAGAAAACTATCTCTTGTTGTCTTGGTTCTGCCTATATCCGTTACTATCAATGCCTTTCGCATCTATGCCACCGGCATGCTGACGGAGTGGGGATATCCCGAACTTGCTGAAAACTTTTTTCATGACTTTGCAGGAATGGTTATTTTTCTCCTGGGAGGGGCTGCATTACTGCTTTTCGTCCTGCTTGTTAATAGATTATTTCCCCCAAACCACACAGCCAGGATGCCGGGCCATGATTTCAAAGGCAAGGTGAGTACGAAACGTCACCTTGCCTTTGCCTCCATGGCGATCAGTATACTTTTTGTTCTTGGCAGTTTTGTCCTGAACAGCTACTCAAAGACAATTATTATTCCGGACCGCACGACATTTGAGCAGTTTCCGACCGAACTGGCCGGTTGGCAGGGTACAAAGATTATCCTGTCGCAAGAAATTCTGGACCAGCTTTGGTCAGATGATTATGTCAACATTGCTTTCACCAATCCCGGTAAAGCAAACCGAATCTTCTTGCTGATCCCCTATTACGAGTATCAGGAAACCCGGCACACCGCCCACGCCCCGGAGTCATGTATGCTTGGTGGCGGCTGGTCAATACTGGCGTCCGCGAAAACAGTCATAAAACCTACCGGCGGCGAGAGTGTGCCGGTTATGAAGTCGCTTATGCAGAAAGGGGACCACAAACTGATAAGCATTTATTTCTTCTTGCAGCGTGGCAAGGTTATCACCAGCCCCTGGATGAATAAGTTCCATCTCATGCTTGGCGCCATGAGCGAGAGGCGCACCGACGGCGCCCTGGTCCGGATTGAAATGACAGTCTCTCCCGGCCAGTCCCTGGAGGAGGAATATGTTGAACTCCAGCAGTTTTTCAGTGCCATGTGGCCTTTGCTGCCTGACTATATTCCCAATTAA